CAGAAGTTAAATACGTATTCTGATAAgggaaattattaaaaacataaaacaccCTTATAATGCTCCCACGATGTATAGGTCAACTACAAAAGTACACATTGACATGAATAGAGTAGAATAGCAGGACTATAAGATAATGAAACAACAAAGTATATTCAATGCTGAGCTTGTAACCAAAACCATAGATAAAGGCCAATGGCATAATACATTTCATGCAAAACAAATGTGCTATCAGCTTATCATGGATTTAGAGTTCAGactggaaaacaaaagaaatcagTTTTAACACACCTCTTCAGCTACTAATCAGTGTGACCTTATCTTTACAAGTTGCAGCTGGATATGGTATCCTTAAACAGTTACAAGGTTCTTTCTCAGGGAAAATCAGCTGTTTGAACGAGTTAGCCCATCGCCTGGAGTCCACGTGCTTCCTGGGATTCACACTTGACATCCAAAAGACTTCCGTATTTCCCATTGCAACAATTGTCATTTTGGCCATCTCCAATTGAAAAggtgtatttttaaaacttgctAAACAGTATGGCTGAGTTTCAAGTCCTAATAGAATCTATATTAGACAATTTGATCTGAGCAGCTGCCTCACTCAACATTGAGTGCCTCCTTGAAGTGAAAACCATTTTTGAATTAAGAGTCTTATTCTTCAGAGTCGTTCTCAAATTTTCTACATCATCCCACCTCCCTTCAGTGGCATATGTGTTTGATAATAACAAATATGGAACAACATGATTTGGAAATAACTTAATCAGTTGCTTGGCCAGGATCTCTCCAGGTTCTGAAATACAGTGGGCCCTACAAGCTGAAAGAAGATCTCCCCATAAAGTAGGCTCTACCTCTGTATGCATCTTCCTTGTGAGATCTTCTGATGGTTCTTTCAAACCTGCCTGGCCAAGGAGGTCAACCAGACAACCATAGTGCTCAGGCTTTGGTTGAATCTTATATTTTCTATGCATTAGATCAAAGTACCACCAACCATTCCAAACCATCCCTGAATGTGAGCATGCAGACAAAACACTCATAAAAGTAGCATCATTTGGCATAGGACCTCCCTTCTCCATCTCCCAGAACATTTCTAGCGCTTTGTCTCCATCTCCATGCATACCGTATCCAATGATCATAGAATTCCATGACACCACACTTTTTTCAGGCATCTTATCAAACACTTCTCTAGCCAAATCCATTGCCCCACATTTTGTATACATGGTTAATAGAGCAGTTGAGAGTAACATATCAGGTTTAATCCCATTATCCTTCATATAAGAATGAACCCATTTTCCTTGATCAAGCATTTTCAGTTCCGCACATGCAGTCGAGACACTTACAAGAGATGCTGCATCAGGCACAAAGTCCCCTCCAACCATCATGTCAAAAAATCTCAAGCAATCACTATACTTCTTGCACCTTAGATAAAGAGCCAACATAACATTCCAAGAAACCACATTCCTCAAAGGCATCTCATCAAAATACTTAGCTGCCATTGAAACATCTTTTATCCTTGCAAACCCATCAATCATGCAATTCCAAGACACAACATCTCTGGATGGCATTTTGTCAAACAATCCTCTAGCCGCCTCCATGTCTCCGACTCCCACATACCCAGAAATCATTGAATTCCAAGTGAAAATATCTCTCTCGTACATTTCATCAAAGATCTCACGTGCAAGACCCAATTCTCCATTCTTCACATAACCATCAATCATCGAATTCCAACTCACCAAATCCAACACAAACCCATTATCAAACACCATCCTCGCATCCGAAGTCCTCCCACAAACAGAGTAAAAACGTATAAAAGAATTCCTCACAAACAAATCCAACTCAAACCCAAATTTCACTACTAAAGCATGAACCTTTTGACCTTCTCTCAAAGACCCAATATCAGCACAAACCTTAGCAACAAGAGGAAATGTGTAATGATTAGGCAAAACCCACTTAGCAatcattttttcataataaaatctCAAAGCACCAAAAGGGTCATTCATATTCACAAAACTTCTCATTATAGTATTACACATAAAAGCATCAGGTTCTTCAATGTGATTATACAGAGAAACGCAATGAGAAACTGAATTTAAACAAGCACAGAGCTTCTTGATGTAACGACTCGCGGCGAAAGGGTGTTGGAAAAGGCCCAAGACTGTAAGTTGGGTGTGGATTTGATTGAATTGTTTGATGTTAGTACATGATTGTTCCAGTTTTTGCAAGATGGGATGATTAAGATCTAATGTGGGTGCATTTGCGCTGTTGCTAATCGTTTGTGTGAGTTGTTGGGGTGTTGGGTCATTAGGAAATAGTTTTGGAGGGGTTTTAGAGAGGTTTTTCTTGGATTTGAGGAATTTGTTCAAAGAAAGGGAGTGTTTGTAGTATTTGTGGTTTAGAGTCATTTTCTTTGTATTATGGCGGGAAGGGAAAGGGCTCTCTGAGTTATGGGTCGGGTGGGGAGTCCCAAGTCTCGACTGCATATCAGCGTCTATGTTTGGGTTGTGGCCATGTAGACGATTCGATGCAAGACAGTCTATTTGTTTGTGTGGTAGTAAAGAAAATCAtgagaaatttaagtttttacaATTTGGTTTGAGATGAAAAATCATAATGAATCAATGGTCAAGGAGTAAAAAATCCCCTTAGCCGTTATTAAGACTACACTTTTTTCCAATGAACTTTGACTTTATTAGCATTACTATTCTCTTATTTCAAGACAGAGGTATGATCTTACTTCgcttttataataaattagaCTTGGTGCTCATGTTTTATTCCGGtactggattatttttttatataaaaaatattaagtattgaaatggagttaaaaaaacaaaaaagaacaataGTATTACAACACTAATTAAAGTTAAgacaacatttttatttttattattatatatgccATCCATATCGGGAAAGAAGATAACaaggaataaaattatataatgaaaactaatttttaactaCCAGGAACTGTAGCATGCGTCGTTCAAACTTCAAAGTGCGTGGCAGCCCCAATGCCAAAagctttttcaaatttaaaaatattatttaaatgttaaattatttatcatcatcaatcaaatatataattaacaaaaaaaaatcaaggctaaAAGAATCTATTACCCTTACCccaattatttatgtttcttggGTGCAtgtataatttgattatttattaaaaaatattgaaatacccCTATCCCCGTTgtgttgtgtttatttattttttttatcttcgagaatatttttgttattttattataattaaaaatattgaatagatGAAAATATCCTTAATCAAATctataataactaataaattgtgtgaaaatataaaaacaccctTAACTTCAAGGCaagtccttttattttattggaagtTCATAGGTGTCACTTGACTATGGTAGTTAATAAAGGATTATCTTTTATGGCTACAAGAAAAAaccctttctttttaattttttttttatcaatttcattattattattaatatcacgactactactactactactactcatattattattagtattgtcattattattgttatcattaccattattattagCATTATTACCATCgtcatcattatcattataattaacATCACCACCACTATTATTATTGTGTCTTCTCCTTGACAAGGAAAAATTTACTATTCGACtatatgcatattttttttgtcttggtaTTGACACATACTATCTAGATCCTCTTCGGAAAATAGCTACGCCAATCACTAGATATTCTTTTGAGTACAAattctattatatttatattatctatCTTATATTTTCCTATTATATTCAATTAATGGActacatataatttatataatatttttatatgtttgattttttcattctattttatttgaacaaaattaaaatttatattcatttagaatttattaaaaaagtattttagaatttattattctaaattataatttagaatgatttgttgttgttgttgttgagataaaaataaataaataaacttgatttgaaagataaaattaaagaccataaaaactttgaaaaagaaacaaagaaaaaaaaaaaagaaatcaaaagaaaaggaaccaaattgaaattagtATTATTcttattgaaaaatcaaaaataaaaaacctaaaatgagggataaaattgaaaaccataaaaactttgacaaaagaataaaggaaaaaaaaaaagaatcaaaagtagaaggatcaaattgaaaaacattacacatacaaattagaattgaataattaaattgaaaacaaataatactttaacaagaaaaaaaaagacaaagatcaaaaatgaaaactaaaaagacTGAATCCGAAACACCAACTATAATGAGGACTAGAGTTGATTTTCagattagaaaaaagaaattaaaagtaaaaaaaaaaaaaaaaagtccaccAATAACAAACCGACCATCTTTAGATGCCATGTTCCACTAATAAAGAAAGAGGATACGAAGAAGAATTGAAAAAGATGTTCCACTACTGAGAGATGTTGCACATGTCACCCAAAGCAAGTGGCATCTCCCATGAGCTAGCACGTGTGAGGCATGCGCTAGCAACTTTTaccatttaaaaattataaattacataGTAAATTATGTTAATACATAAACCAAACTAgcaattacaaaaaaaccaaGGTAAAATGATGTCAATACCCTATTTCaatagcttaatttttttgtacttAAGATCATATACGTAGTCTtactatattctaaaaaaagacAATAGCACCCCTACCCTATAGtgttagtttttatttgttattattattattccaaaGGTATTTTAGCTCTTTactattcataaatatattgaagagacaaatacatcccaaaaaaattcataatgacTAAGGAaccatataaaaagataaaaataccccCTGTTTAGAGGCAGACAATTTTTcttgtgaaggaaaaaaaagtcattacACTATAgtggttaataaaaaaaaatgtgagaaggctataatgtgttttttgccttctgttttagtttttttgttattttatttttcaatatcattgttattgttattgttattgttatataCTACAAGGCATTTTTCTTGTAGTAATGAATACTAAAATATCAAGGTCATTTTCACTTTggctcttaaaattttttaggatatttttttatttatttcaagtttagttttttattttttcaatttcaccaccCAACATTGGGTTTGTTGGTTATTGAACTTTATAAGTTttgcttatttgttttatatggaaTTATCTTATTCTCCCACCAAAGTTTGGCAGGTTAACTCAGATTGAcccaagtcattttttttttcaatttattcttttaatattgggttgactaggaattaagcttcatttttttttctttctatatagtTATCATAGTTTTATGACTCCGTGTTGTAGGTCAAGCTgctgacttaattttttttcttttattaattgatttttttgttcaatttcatccttcaatattgggttgattgaaaatttagtttcataatttattttgtttgtttttttaaggttaCCGCGCTCTCATGACTTGAATCAAAGGTTTATCGGTTGATTTAGGTGGTTTTTGtgtcctttttttattgattttttttttaaaaaaaatttatcatgcaaTAATGGATTGATTAAGAacttagctttataatttattttgatttgttttttatgaagttatcctagtctcatgactcaggtttgataggttaacatagatattgggttgattgagaattgagtttaatattattttttatttactttcaataGGCTTATTAAAATCTCATGACTTAGcgaatttgattttcttatttttatttgaaactttCTTAGATTAtgataagtttttgttttaaaaaatatgctattaaaagatatgttttagtataaaaagataaattaatatgaaaataggAGTTTTgcttgagaaatattttttttcacttcttaTATCAACATCttatagcttcttcttttttttcctttcaatctttctaatttttttatactcgatttttcaaatttctattttcttattatataattcagtaaaaaataattttttatttatttaaaaaaagcattaatcTCTAGGCCAGAATCATTTCTAGACAACTCTGACacagtttaaattaaaacttaaactaaacaaaaaatcatgtcTTCAACtctcataaaattaaaactaaacaaaaaagtCATGTCTTAGAAGGTTTCAATATTAACTTGTTAAAGCAgattaaataacaatacaaaagAGTTCTTGGAAGCCTAgatgttttttacattaattgttttttagttcaAGCCCGCATTGTAGAGCGGCTAGTAAACTAGTCTCATTATAGAAAAATTTAAGGggctattttaaaatttatgggatATAATTGAATGATTTACATAATTATGGGGATCAGAATACACTTTGGGAGGACGGGGTCGTGGGCTCCTCCCGCCCTTATGCAGCGCCCCTGCGGCAAAGCCACAATTGATCACTGAACGCTGAGCACTGCTGAAGGTCCGAGGACCTAATTCAACTACCACCAAACACAACATGCTTTTACTTCCGAGTGTGGACAGAGATGGAAAGCACCCTCGCGCTTTTCAAACTCTTTGAGATTAGAGAACACGAACCTTCACACAGATACTGCAAAAAGATGGTGGTTGTTCGTTGATCTCCTTGCCTCATTAGTTGAAAATCGAATACACTGCAAATATCAGACATAATTTCTCCGCAGGATTTAACCAGAAAGATCCATTACATTTTGAACTCGGAGAAGATATTAGAGAAAGGCACAGGCAACATAATAGTTAAACTCGTAACATATAGTTGGTTTCCATTTGTAAGGTAGTGTTTAATtagtgcataaaaaaaaaaagaccagacAGAAGAGCAAGAGAAACAAAATTGTATTTAGAAATGACGTTCAAGATAAAATAACTCTTTATATAATGTTTGACAAACAAGACGATAAATTATAAGCAAATCTATTTTACTCTTGTATTATTGTCGAACTTCAAACAATAATTagagattattaaaaaaatatacaaggaatttcatcattttacactgGATGGGCGATTAAATCTGGAGCAGGTTTTGATTTCTGAAAGATTCTTTGTTTTGACAAATCTAATCAATCGGAGCTACAAATGCACTCCAAGCGAGCACCATATGctcacacaaaaaagaaaaaacaggctAATAGTGGGATTGGAGAGAAGAAACAGaagttaatttgtaaaattcatGCTTAATTTGTGACAGTGGCCGCCAAGGTCTAAAGCAATAAATTACCAACTCACTCCAGTTCACACACTTGCAGTTACATATCAGACACAGACCAAAGGTAGGCTTCCCTCTCTGTAGCTTGTTTCTCATTCATCCGTTTGACAAGTTGTTTCTCATATCCTACAACACAGACATCAAAATTATCAGTTTCTACACACGCACTGAATTCTCTCCAGGACTAGCTAAACACATCATAACCCAAAATGATACCTACTGCTAGGTGGGCCAGGGGCCTCACATTTTTTTGGCGCAAGAAAATTGTATTAACTTAAGCACGTAGAAAGCCAGCTTCGTGACAGGAAGAATAAATCCTCCACATAGGACTTAGACGGAATGTACACAAAAGGAAAAACAGATAAATAAAAACTGGAAGTGATTGAAAAGATGGGTTCTCAGTCCCATTGAGTGTTGGATATGAAACTCTAGCAAACACATGTTATGGAACATGTTACCACCTAATTACCCCCCACACTGGTAACTTACCATAGTTTAGCATGGatctaaaaacaattgaaagaagCAGAGAAGGAGGACTGGCTCGTTAAAGATTTTTCTTTCTGGTTAGCAGAAAGAGAAAGCAATCAGTTCAAATATAACTTACCATTACTTCGGTCCACCCCATCCCAATGTCTTCCTGGTCTTATACCATATCGATTTGGAGCAGCATCTAATCCTCGTTTTATCCAGCTGTGACTGGGTATGTCCTGGGGAATTATAAATCCTGATTCCTTCATCTTCTCGCTATCCCCTAGGTCTGCAAGAACCGGTTCAGAATGCTTTTTCTGCAACATGTCAAAATAATGTCCAACTCAGTATTTTAGTATCAACGTCAAACAGCATATCATTTGTATTTTCAGATACATAAAAAACTAAGCATCAAACCATGCAAAATCTAAGCCAACTTAATCAGTCAACTAATCACCTTGACCAAATGTGCCATAGGATCGCCCCATCTTACTCTTTCCATCAGCATTTTGTCAAGTTCCGGATCATCCCTGTGAACATAATAACAACATGCATCAACAAATTTCTATAATACAAGGTgagtgaaaaacaaatatattttcaggAATTTATTGATCATgggatttcatttattttcccaTCTTTCTGTAGATCTAAAAGAAGATTTGACAAATAACCCAAAAtcttttctcataaaaaaacaacaatattataaagttaaaaaagagCCTAAAAATGATGTAATCCTTCAACAAGCGGAAGAAGGGTAAAATAGTCCACAATGCTgttaaataaaagttataaataGGAAGCATTCATCAAGCATCTTATTCATCAATACGCTAATATAGTTTTAAGAAACATTCAATCCAAAATTTCAGTTTCAGAACAATTACATTGCTTATTTTTGCATACAAACATTGTTCATCACTAAACTAGCATATTAACCAGGTAGCCTTGgatgaaaattagaaaaaatggaTATTGAAAATGGGGTAGCTTCTCCAGCTTCCTATTCGCATCCAGTTTCTATTGTCATACCAAACTACCAATCTTTGTTGCGCAGGATGATGGGTTTAGCAAATCCAGTagaaggcttttttttttttgttattttttacagGAAGCTGAAATTCAATACACACCACCAACAATGATGACAATAGCAAAAGTGTCCAATAGTTAATCTATGACTACTTTAGTTTGCAACAAGCAAAATT
This region of Populus alba chromosome 3, ASM523922v2, whole genome shotgun sequence genomic DNA includes:
- the LOC118062856 gene encoding pentatricopeptide repeat-containing protein At4g18840 translates to MQSRLGTPHPTHNSESPFPSRHNTKKMTLNHKYYKHSLSLNKFLKSKKNLSKTPPKLFPNDPTPQQLTQTISNSANAPTLDLNHPILQKLEQSCTNIKQFNQIHTQLTVLGLFQHPFAASRYIKKLCACLNSVSHCVSLYNHIEEPDAFMCNTIMRSFVNMNDPFGALRFYYEKMIAKWVLPNHYTFPLVAKVCADIGSLREGQKVHALVVKFGFELDLFVRNSFIRFYSVCGRTSDARMVFDNGFVLDLVSWNSMIDGYVKNGELGLAREIFDEMYERDIFTWNSMISGYVGVGDMEAARGLFDKMPSRDVVSWNCMIDGFARIKDVSMAAKYFDEMPLRNVVSWNVMLALYLRCKKYSDCLRFFDMMVGGDFVPDAASLVSVSTACAELKMLDQGKWVHSYMKDNGIKPDMLLSTALLTMYTKCGAMDLAREVFDKMPEKSVVSWNSMIIGYGMHGDGDKALEMFWEMEKGGPMPNDATFMSVLSACSHSGMVWNGWWYFDLMHRKYKIQPKPEHYGCLVDLLGQAGLKEPSEDLTRKMHTEVEPTLWGDLLSACRAHCISEPGEILAKQLIKLFPNHVVPYLLLSNTYATEGRWDDVENLRTTLKNKTLNSKMVFTSRRHSMLSEAAAQIKLSNIDSIRT